From the genome of Leishmania braziliensis MHOM/BR/75/M2904 complete genome, chromosome 26, one region includes:
- a CDS encoding putative glutathione peroxidase-like protein, with protein sequence MLAQMLSPTTSVSRSHPVAQTQSAYETLACTHGVAVNAPDPNATKTIYDFQVLNCRHELYDLCQHKGSVVLICNVASKCKYYTESGYTTLVNLYRKHYCEGFVVLAFPSNEFGNGEPGDEGEISESISCMYPHIGKVDFPIMAKVVMNGDHELPLVGFLKSRIRGALGQSAVRWNFTCFLVDQKGAPYARFAPGASIAEIDVRIEELLHPVPPPAPMPLLQAADPSAAVEAAVAEGSHRASGAVDMSSLDENARHMTPPSPGLRNPEFVTVSTTFTVTSLTAQGGPPVSEDSDEANRDPSPNQVSVSMLDATVATVEDEDLTGTSAPPEETAAEAEQLQ encoded by the coding sequence ATGCTTGCCCAGATGCTGAGCCCAACCACCTCGGTCAGTCGAAGCCACCCTGTGGCACAGACGCAGTCCGCCTACGAGACGCTGGCGTGCACTCACGGTGTCGCTGTCAACGCGCCCGATCCGAACGCCACCAAGACGATCTACGACTTCCAGGTACTGAACTGTCGCCACGAGCTCTACGACCTTTGCCAACACAAGGGCTCGGTCGTGCTCATCTGCAACGTGGCGAGCAAGTGCAAGTACTACACAGAATCCGGCTACACCACCCTTGTGAACCTCTACCGCAAGCATTATTGCGAAGGGTTCGTCGTCCTGGCGTTTCCGTCCAACGAGTTTGGCAACGGAGAGCCAGGCGATGAGGGTGAGATTTCGGAGAGCATCTCGTGCATGTACCCGCATATCGGTAAGGTAGACTTTCCCATCATGGCCAAGGTGGTTATGAACGGCGATCACGAGCTGCCGCTCGTCGGGTTCCTGAAGAGTCGTATCCGCGGCGCGCTAGGCCAGAGCGCTGTGCGGTGGAACTTCACCTGCTTTCTCGTCGATCAGAAGGGTGCACCCTACGCTCGGTTTGCGCCTGGAGCCAGTATTGCGGAGATCGACGTCCGTAttgaagagctgctgcatccGGTACCACCCCCAGCACCCATGCCGCTCCTGCAGGCCGCGGACCCGTCTGCTGCAGTGGAGGCAGCCGTGGCGGAGGGAAGTCACCGCGCGAGCGGCGCCGTTGACATGTCTTCTCTCGACGAGAACGCTAGGCACATgacgccgccatcgccaggCTTGAGGAATCCTGAGTTCGTCACCGTCTCCACCACTTTCACAGTGACGAGCCTGACGGCTCAAGGCGGTCCGCCGGTGTCGGAGGACAGTGATGAAGCGAACCGAGACCCCTCTCCCAACCAGGTCTCTGTCAGCATGCTCGACGCGACAGTGGCAACGGTGGAGGATGAGGACCTCACGGGCACCTCCGCCCCTCCTGaagagacggcggcggaggcggaacAGCTGCAGTAA
- a CDS encoding putative glutathione peroxidase-like protein — MSIYDFQVNDSDHQPYNLSQHKGHPLLIYNVASKCGYTKSGYETATTLYEKYKGRGFTVLAFPCNQFAHQEPGTEAEVKTFACTRFKANFPIMEKVNVNGEKEHPLYCYLKNTCKGILGTTLVKWNFTSFLVDKDGHAVHRFPPGATVEEIEKKLVPLLDAAASSNL; from the coding sequence ATGTCCATCTACGACTTCCAGGTGAACGACAGCGACCACCAGCCGTACAACCTTTCCCAGCACAAGGGCCACCCGCTTCTCATCTACAACGTGGCCAGCAAGTGCGGCTACACCAAGAGCGGCTACGAGACAGCCACGACGCTGTACGAAAAGTACAAGGGTCGCGGCTTCACTGTACTGGCGTTCCCGTGCAACCAGTTCGCTCACCAGGAGCCTGGcacggaggcggaggtgaagaCTTTCGCCTGCACGCGCTTCAAGGCAAACTTCCCCATCATGGAAAAGGTGAATGTGAACGGCGAGAAAGAGCACCCGCTGTACTGCTACCTGAAGAACACCTGCAAGGGCATCCTCGGCACGACGTTGGTGAAGTGGAACTTCACGTCGTTCCTGGTCGACAAAGACGGCCATGCCGTGCACCGCTTCCCGCCCGGCGCGACGGTAGAAGAAATCGAGAAGAAGCTGGTACCGTTGCTGGAtgctgcggcgtcgtcgaACCTCTGA
- a CDS encoding putative glutathione peroxidase-like protein: MSIYDFQVKDSDHQPYNLSQHKGHPLLIYNVASKCGYTKSGYETATTLYEKYKGRGFTVLAFPCNQFAHQEPGTEAEVKTFACTRFKANFPIMEKVNVNGEKEHPLYCYLKNACKGILGTTLVKWNFTSFLVDKDGHAVHRFPPGATVEEIEKKLVPLLDAAKGATETSPSS; encoded by the coding sequence ATGTCCATCTACGACTTCCAGGTGAAGGACAGCGACCACCAGCCGTACAACCTTTCCCAGCACAAGGGCCACCCGCTTCTCATCTACAACGTGGCCAGCAAGTGCGGCTACACCAAGAGCGGCTACGAGACAGCCACGACGCTGTACGAAAAGTACAAGGGTCGCGGCTTCACTGTACTGGCGTTCCCGTGCAACCAGTTCGCTCACCAGGAGCCTGGcacggaggcggaggtgaagaCTTTCGCCTGCACGCGCTTCAAGGCAAACTTCCCCATCATGGAAAAGGTGAATGTGAACGGCGAGAAAGAGCACCCGCTGTACTGCTACCTGAAGAACGCCTGCAAGGGCATCCTCGGCACGACGTTGGTGAAGTGGAACTTCACGTCGTTCCTGGTCGACAAAGACGGCCATGCCGTGCACCGCTTCCCGCCCGGCGCGACGGTAGAAGAAATCGAGAAGAAGCTGGTACCGTTGCTGGATGCTGCCAAAGGTGCCACAGAGACATCACCGAGTAGCTAA
- a CDS encoding putative asparagine synthetase a, whose protein sequence is MSSDPQAYVDLQLRILKVKAIFTEELANALNLIQVECPMLARVGDGTQDNLSGVEKAVQVHVKEIPEEKYEVVHSLAKWKRKTLGEHKFPVGLGILTNMRALRVEDTLDNTHSVYVDQWDWERVIAPADRCLEYLQATVRSLYEVLRQTERRLCAEFPDITPVLPESITFVHTEQLLKRYPELDPKSREREAVKEFGAVFLIGIGCKLSHGDYHDVRAPDYDDWSSPVSVDSSKIGFPTAGGEKPSVNAIMSLQGLNGDILVYNAALDDVLELSSMGIRVDQETLRRQLEMTGNNERLQCKWHQCLLNGDLPQTIGGGIGQSRMAMFMLRKKHIGEVQCGVWSHETTVKHLLL, encoded by the coding sequence ATGTCGTCCGATCCGCAGGCGTACGTTGACCTCCAACTCCGTATTTTGAAGGTGAAGGCGATCTTCACCGAGGAGCTCGCCAATGCCTTGAACCTGATCCAGGTGGAGTGTCCCATGCTCGCCCGCGTCGGCGATGGCACGCAGGACAACCTGTCCGGCGTGGAGAAGGCCGTGCAGGTGCACGTGAAAGAGATTCCGGAGGAAAAATACGAGGTGGTGCACTCGCTCGCTAAGTGGAAGCGCAAGACCCTCGGCGAACACAAGTTTCCCGTTGGTCTGGGCATCCTCACCAACATGCGTGCCCTGCGTGTGGAGGATACCCTAGATAATACCCACTCCGTCTACGTTGACCAGTGGGACTGGGAGCGCGTGATAGCGCCAGCGGACCGTTGCCTTGAGTACCTGCAGGCTACCGTCCGCTCTCTctacgaggtgctgcgccagaCGGAGAGGCGCCTGTGCGCCGAGTTCCCGGACATTACCCCGGTGCTGCCGGAGTCGATCACATTTGTGCAcacggagcagctgctgaaacGCTACCCGGAGCTGGACCCCAAGTCGCGCGAGCGTGAGGCTGTCAAGGAGTTCGGAGCGGTGTTCCTGATCGGAATCGGCTGCAAGCTGAGCCACGGTGACTACCACGACGTGCGTGCCCCAGACTACGATGACTGGTCGTCGCCGGTGTCCGTCGACTCTTCCAAGATCGGCTTCCCGACTGCCGGCGGCGAGAAGCCTTCCGTGAATGCCATCATGTCCCTACAGGGCCTGAACGGCGACATCCTGGTGTACAACGCGGCTCTCGATGATGTGCTCGAGCTGAGCAGCATGGGCATCCGTGTTGACCAGGAGACGCTGCGCCGACAGCTGGAGATGACTGGCAACAACGAACGCCTCCAGTGCAAGTGGCACCAGTGCCTGCTAAACGGAGACCTGCCCCAAACCATCGGGGGCGGTATCGGTCAGAGCCGTATGGCCATGTTCATGCTCCGCAAGAAGCACATCGGCGAGGTGCAGTGCGGCGTGTGGTCCCACGAGACCACGGTGAAGCATTTGCTGTTGtaa
- a CDS encoding putative RNA-editing complex protein MP100 — protein sequence MRGVLTRSTCRLASVQEGTRLADVYQFLITKKPVEYDYVAIDVNSFVGVAMRITRSMSPEQRRNKEASRHVLNSIMQILRRVVCRHSLLLALDGPDTLAKAYKCRATLSTRRLDVQAQRLPGGSLMRAMEDRIVKSMPLGRGLIPGEVVVSGVNVEGPVERKVTAWALDLACRDGAQHTSKSICLIGAGELWLNVLALTPYFQGTSILHGSSDLRHMTLSDSLRWLELGDDLLSGDTRAITTARTDALLLYLLCHGCSATDLSPLSGSSFSILMAAYHTRRREAAATAGAAVGTPAFQLIREQPSGGLGLDVQAFYLLFVAERDVAATMQSLAALDLPAAGKSPCAAPVQPFSLPPSAPDNSAPDEPMRDVNACELLYSSYLSHLLRSHHLFCYGEVLGRSRIPAYMEAEVRMGRLGPSGAVGVRASVVTVGNWARYLLRCLQRGGRYAFASDAGVELRCSTSKCPLPDTADASAPPLATGADTKRDVDPGTPSATVTATASDARVALSSAAPAALDKTAYYPFWSSTQPLTAAEYTILSTPNQGILDPLLLDYVPGAPSALRSELPRTLTSAQADLQELRSSLQHFFAHAPADRPHPSLCLAPSYHWSQNEKSKVWSMRYVDLGVVAKQQGVRHARSLLPGMHMEQQESKDGAVAFDTESQAWTSQLRNFAVTTASEQRLRQQEDAPAEGASSSSLAAAAVASVAAAEVPTLRVLTWNVMFDRYSNQPTPLGMPGIDWCSPKRYPVLAKLIDAEDADVVGMQEVERPFAEYLAAQPWCRERYIMSCSPGSSILHPWGVLLLVRRGGRWPLQQLKHLNVPAWSGHVSLMPVATLDLTAATAHSGKSVTEGDDSAGKSGKRRSAVSPWVVNVCSVHLLAPFVKVNEVARTGQDQALRHALTRQLQGDTLVMGDFNDWPSNEFLMPPETRYAECWPIVHPNDYGKTMDESNTFCKLKIEEIFFGRSDKVFLRTGTAAASSHTRGVLKPVEAHLVGTRSVNVENSNQEAPAYLFPSDHYGVSMQFQVL from the coding sequence aTGCGGGGGGTGTTGACGCGCAGCACCTGCCGACTCGCCTCTGTCCAAGAAGGGACGCGACTGGCTGATGTCTACCAGTTCCTTATCACCAAGAAGCCGGTGGAGTACGACTATGTGGCGATTGACGTGAACTCCTTTGTCGGTGTCGCCATGCGCATCACCAGGAGCATGTCTCCAGAGCAGCGACGCAACAAGGAGGCTTCGCGGCACGTCCTCAACTCCATCATGCAGATTCTGCGCCGCGTGGTCTGTCGtcactctcttcttctcgcccTTGACGGCCCGGACACGCTTGCAAAGGCGTACAAATGCCGCGCCACGTTGTCTACACGGCGACTGGACGTGCAAGCTCAGCGCCTCCCTGGTGGGTCGCTAATGCGCGCGATGGAGGATCGCATAGTCAAGTCGATGCCGTTGGGGCGCGGGCTGATTCCCGGCGAGGTGGTCGTCTCTGGTGTCAACGTTGAGGGCCCGGTGGAGCGAAAGGTGACGGCATGGGCGCTCGACTTGGCGTGCCGTGACGGGGCGCAGCACACCTCCAAATCCATCTGTCTCATCGGGGCGGGGGAGCTGTGGCTGAACGTGCTCGCCCTCACGCCCTACTTCCAGGGTACGAGCATCTTGCACGGATCCTCCGACTTGCGCCACATGACGCTCAGCGATTCCCTGAGGTGGCTCGAACTCGGCGATGACCTGTTGAGCGGCGATACACGGGCCATCACGACAGCGCGGACCGATGCACTGCTGCTTTACCTGCTGTGCCACGGCTGCTCTGCAACAGacctctctccgctgtcCGGCTCCAGCTTTTCGATTCTCATGGCGGCATACCATACTCGACGCCGCGAGGCTGCAGCGACCGCTGGTGCGGCGGTCGGGACACCAGCTTTTCAGCTCATCCGCGAGCAGCCCAGTGGTGGCCTGGGGCTTGACGTGCAAGCGTTCTACCTACTCTTTGTAGCCGAGAGGGATGTGGCGGCAACGATGCAgtcgctggcggcgctcGACTTGCCGGCCGCGGGTAAGAGCCCAtgcgcggcgccggtgcagcccttctctctcccgcctTCTGCACCAGACAACAGTGCACCAGATGAGCCAATGCGTGACGTCAATGCATGCGAACTGTTGTACAGCAGCTATCTCAGCCACCTGCTCAGATCCCATCACCTCTTCTGCTACGGTGAAGTACTCGGTCGGTCTCGTATTCCAGCGTACATGGAGGCAGAGGTGAGAATGGGGAGGCTTGGCCCCAGCGGTGCCGTGGGTGTCCGCGCCAGCGTGGTCACTGTGGGCAATTGGGCCCGCTACCTGCTTCGCTGTCTCCAGCGCGGGGGGCGCTACGCTTTCGCAAGTGACGCAGGGGTTGAGCtacgctgcagcacctctaAGTGCCCCCTACCCGACACGGCAGAcgccagtgcgccgccgttGGCCACGGGAGCTGACACGAAGCGAGATGTTGACCCGGGAACTCCCAGCGCCACAGTTACAGCGACGGCATCCGACGCACGTGTTGCGTTGTCATCCGCTGCTCCCGCTGCGCTAGACAAGACCGCGTACTACCCTTTCTGGTCCTCCACGCAGCCGCTGACGGCAGCCGAGTACACAATCCTTAGCACCCCGAATCAGGGCATCCTCGACCCACTACTACTGGACTACGTACCGGGGGCACCGTCGGCGCTGCGCTCCGAGCTGCCGCGGACGCTCACGTCTGCGCAGGCGGACCTCCAAGAACTTCGCAGTTCACTGCAGCATTTCTTCGCGCACGCGCCGGCTGATCGGCCCCACCCGTCACTGTGCCTGGCGCCGTCCTATCACTGGAGtcaaaacgaaaagagcaaGGTGTGGTCGATGCGGTACGTGGACTTGGGCGTCGTCGCAAAGCAGCAGGGCGTCCGCCACGCACGCAGCCTCTTGCCTGGAATGCACatggagcagcaggagtcgAAGGACGGCGCCGTGGCATTTGACACCGAATCACAGGCCTGGACCTCACAGCTGCGCAACTTTGCTGTGACCACAGCCTCGGAGCAACGACTACGGCAGCAGGAGGACGCGCCGGCTGAAGGGGCATCGTCATCCTCCCTGGCAGCCGCGGCTGTTGCTTCTGTGGCAGCGGCCGAGGTGCCAACGCTGAGGGTTCTCACGTGGAATGTCATGTTCGATCGGTACAGCAACCAACCTACCCCACTCGGTATGCCAGGCATTGACTGGTGCAGCCCGAAGCGGTACCCGGTGCTGGCAAAGCTTATCGATGCCGAGGACGCTGATGTGGTGGGGAtgcaggaggtggagcggccGTTTGCTGAGTACCTTGCAGCGCAGCCGTGGTGCCGCGAGCGGTACATCATGTCCTGCAGTCCTGGGAGCTCCATCTTGCATCCATggggcgtgctgctgcttgtgcgCCGTGGCGGGCGAtggccactgcagcagctgaaacACCTGAACGTGCCGGCGTGGTCAGGCCATGTCTCCCTCATGCCAGTGGCAACGTTGGATTTgactgctgccactgcccaCAGCGGCAAAAGCGTCACCGAAGGTGACGACTCAGCGGGAAAGAGCGGCAAGAGAAGATCTGCAGTATCGCCGTGGGTGGTAAACGTCTGTTCCGTACACTTGCTGGCTCCATTTGTGAAGGTGAATGAGGTGGCCCGCACGGGTCAGGATCAGGCTCTGCGTCACGCGCtgacgcggcagctgcagggcgACACGCTCGTAATGGGCGACTTCAACGACTGGCCGAGCAACGAGTTCCTCATGCCCCCTGAGACGCGGTATGCCGAGTGCTGGCCCATCGTCCACCCCAATGACTACGGAAAAACAATGGACGAGTCAAACACGTTCTGCAAGCTGAAGATTGAAGAAATCTTCTTTGGCCGATCCGACAAGGTGTTCCTTCGGACaggcaccgccgcagctTCAAGTCACACCCGCGGCGTGCTGAAGCCGGTGGAAGCGCATCTAGTGGGAACCCGAAGCGTCAATGTCGAAAACAGCAATCAAGAGGCGCCAGCATATTTGTTTCCGTCTGACCACTACGGCGTCAGCATGCAGTTCCAAGTGCTCTGA